From Erigeron canadensis isolate Cc75 chromosome 5, C_canadensis_v1, whole genome shotgun sequence:
GCTTTCTTGTGGTAGTCATTGCGAAcatttctcttcttctcttaGCGTGCACAGTTTGCTTAACTCTTCTTTTGTCTATGATTTGGCCCTTCAGTGGTAGAACCTGGTGAACCGGGCAATTAGTTTATATTATTgattgtaatcaaattaattgtaatattgttattattagtaattataatcagactataattaagataatcatttagtaattggaatcaaactatattttGGATACaaattcttcttatataaacttaatccttaaaataaaatcacaacacacgAAATCATTAAAAACCCCACGAACCAGTTGCTACTATTATTGTTCTTAACAATCGTGACTAACGAAACATAAAATCACTTTTCTACAAGAGATCAATGAGAATTcggtcaattgtgtaatcaaagttaatatattgCTTATTTGAAAGAGTTTACGTAGAATAAACTCTGCTATACCAATCCAGATATGATTTAGCTTTTAGTAAAGATATGAATATCTCAAataatttttaagtatatttttacatttgatatataagtatatttttattcaatatactaattcatatattaataatgttataaaCCCATATATCTGACACCGgtctaaaatttaatatatagtattttaCATGTACTGTGTATTAGTTTTTTTCTCCCTTCTAAGTTTAAACAGATGTAGTATGCCTGCAATCTTTACATGTCGGGATGTGTAACCCCACCAGGGGAAAATGTGTAACCCCACCATAGaaggtattagcggcgacgttgccgctaatactgcgggcccccatgtctgtaatggtaaatctgaacGAGAAATTAACGGCCCCCCTGTCAGTGTTAGAGTATTAGCGGTGACGTCGCCACTAATACCTTGGTCAGGTTCACTTTTGTCTAGTGGTGTTACCCTCTGCCTTACAtatttatcataataataataataatataataataaggaAAGTCATTAAATTTACATGTTAGCTAATTAGTTTATAGTTAGCTAGAGatattttctaaatatattatatggGCCTCGAAGGTGAGTTTTTCTCATcgtctcgggttcgagtcttagGTTTCTTAACTCAATGTATTTTTGATGAGAAGGAGGTTGAAGATGCAGCAAATCAGATTTAAATTGCCTCCACCACATTTAAATAgaaattaactttatataaaaaaaactaattagtCTATACAAATCATCACCACTACATATCACTATCTTAACCATTTTATTCTTTTGGGTTTTATTGCACGCATCAGCTAatgtgcattaaatagttatatagtattaaacattattttaaaattttatacacACATCAATCATTAAGTATAATTTTATACTTCAATTATCTCCaaagtataacttttttttttttttttttaccgttcaaatatatatatattttttaattttttatctcCAATGGTGAGTCTATAAAAAGGTTTAGAACTTTGAAgatgtttatatttttgtgaGTCAAAGTGATTAAACAACTAAATATGCGTCTAAGAAAAAAGCTCCAATTAATTGatttaacaatattaatataataatttttatcaagATAAATAAAGTCTAGTATATATTGTACAACCAAATATGCGTCTAAAACACTTCATTCAGTACCAAGGTCATTGTGGCCCCAAGTTGATCGATTGATTCTAACATGATAATAGTCaggttttttcttcttttaattcaacatttacaaattttataaactttcaTTTCGGGCTAATTACAATATGGTTAcgttttctttttaaatcaattttctaaCACAAGTCACACAACCTTCATgccacttttattttataaactattacgttgtatagattattttttttgataaaagagtatatcaactattttcaccgtgtatattttctaaaaaaagtcGCCTATTTAACTATTTTCTTAAAGTCTTGCTTAACATATATTTGGTAAAATTTGGACCCACAATTGTACGATGAGTGGTGCCCCACCAATAATAAAAGTGAAATATGATgtatacataaataaatcaaaaataatgcATCCTACTTTGCTGCCTACGCCTAACAACCAccgtatattttttatttttattttaattttacctTCCATGTCCGCCGGCTAGTATTGTTTGTTTTCTCTTTATAATTGTTTTGACAGAAAGTTAGAGAAGGTATTTTGGTATATTAAGTCTTGATCATCCGTTTTTAATACATCCATATTCACTCAATCACTGTGTATCTTTTTGACTAACATTTTGTTTCCGCACACACACACGTTGTATTATAAACATACGCATACGCTATATACAGAATCAGTACGTTTTCCAGACCTTGGTTAGGAGCACACTATCTATATATCCCACCTATTACAATCCGATCATATCAAGATTGGTATTGTGGTTTGCAATATATAGCAGCCTGGATTAATACAAAACTTGGCTCTTTAGTTTTTGGAAAACTATGCTAgctagttttaattttatactaTATTTATTTGGAAATTACTAAGTGTAACCTTTATATACGACTGTATGTAATATGCATAAAAGAAATACtgtatcttttatattaaaagttcaccatTAAGGTTTATAATAGAGTTAATTATTGAAATGGTTACTAACGTTTgcgtcatattactggttttatacttttcctttcgaaattacgctgatcatatccaacgtatgcaaatttcCACTCGTACAATACTGGACGCTAAAGCCGTCACGTGACCGTTAAAAAcccccccacgtgacttgcacgtgaggggtaaagatgtaatatcacgtttcttaattacttaaatggtacctaacgtttgcatgatattgctggtttcatacctaatgtttcttaattacttaaatggtacctaatgtttcttaattactcaaatattccggtattaccattacggtatttcggtaatttcgaaaaagaaatttgaaattttttttaaattgtttttatgatactttattgctatttttggttatttgtgaactttaaacttctattttgttatgaaaaacctatttcatattatttttgagtggattataaatACATTtggactattttcattaaattgtatcaaattttggaaaattttcataaaagaaaaataaaacaaattaaaaatagtcgtaccggccaaTATTTTTGGTAATATCGAAAATTTTTTCACACCAGTATGACTTAAATACCAATTTTTAAGACATTGGCTTAAAATGGaattcacttttcaaaaaaataaaataaaaaattaataactaaatattagataccattttagtaattaagaaacattaggaatgaaaccagcaatatcgtgcgaACATTaagtaccatttaagtaattaagaaacatgatattacatctttaccccttatgtgcaagtcacgtggggggggggggggttagcGGCCacgtgacggcgttagccttCAGTATGGTTTGAGTGgaaatttgcatacgttgggtatgatcagcgtaatttcgaaaagaaaggtatgaaaccagtaatattaCGCAAACGTTAGGTagcatttcagtaattaactctttataaTAAGTACGCaactatttattatataatttaattagaGCCATtgggctttgtttagcaaaccTGTTTATTTTACAAATGTAATCATTTGTTTAGTTTAACATTGTCACATTGATAGCTAAATGCttatatatagaatataatTGATCATTATCCAATACTTGTATAAAATTGCTTGCTAAAATACTGAACAAATAATCCAAAGCGGAAATCATAGTTGCTACCGCGACACCTAGCATAGATGCTACTGTCCTCACACccgaaaaactcaaaatgtaacataatctacattttataaaggtaaacatattttttttgctGAAATTTTTTTCACATGGATCATTATCCGCTAGGGAGGCTTAGAGGAGGGACAAACCCGATCCCCGGCTAGGGAATATATTCTTAAGGggcataaaattataaaatttatataaagcGGGAAGAGCTAACCAactaaattgttaaaaaaaatgttatgaaAGTTTGAGGGATCATAAGTTAACTAACAAATAATTTACGAGTAGTATATATTgttaatattatgattttgttaaagtacaaaaaatatatagttttattctTAAAACATTAgttattatttacaaaaaaatttagtttatacGTTTGAATTCGTTAGGAGTTGGAGCATTTTTGTCTCTCTTCAGCCGGGGCATTTCAATCTTTAGGGCCGCCACTGATTATCTTAAATCCAAAAGTTGAGTTACGTACGAAACATATGGAGAATTCAAAAAAGTGAAGAACTGAATAAGTCATTTAGTTCTGTAGCTTCTATTCTTCTAACTTcgtttatactttataaaacTTGAACAGTTGAACAGCCCAACTGCAACATTGGGCTTGATACATATGCAGGTCTACCCAATACATTTGGTAAAAGACTAAAAGTTAATATCAGCAAATACATACAGTGGTACTTATTCTTGACCTGGACCATGATTAGTTTGTCGAGGAAATAGATTGGCTAATTCAATGCTATATATATCGACTATAGCTTACTCATTATATAAGTTTAAGAAGATCCATTAAGGTTGTACCAATTAGATATTACCATCTAGTATTCTATACAAAATTTCTATTACATAGACCACCATCATTTCCTTCTCTTACCCCTACCACGGTAAATTcgtaattattaaattaaaatcaatagtaAGCACCAGAAGATTTCAATAAGATTGCAATTAAATATTTTGACcttatttatcattttagaGTGTCACAAGatctttaatttagaaaatTGAGACAACggttaattgtaatttaaagcAACACACAAACGAAGTCTAAAGAGAGTTATCATATGTgcaaattttaatttgataccATGTACAATCATATATTGTGCATCATCAATGGTTTATACCTTTTGATGAAGAAACGTGTATGACATGTTAATAAAATCAATGTGTCAAACCGGAAATTTAACGAGTATTAAACTTTTGAGTTTCTAATCACAAAACCATATAAGAATAAATAGGAAAGAAATTTCACTAATCCTGCTAGTTAAATTTCTACACTAATTAACAAAAGAATATATACTAATTCTTCTTTACTTTCGTATGAGAAACTCTTCCCCGGATTGCCTATCAATCCGTTTAATCCACTTATTGCCCTTCTTCTTAACTTTCTCTAAACCCAACCCGAGTTCACCACCACCAGCAGAAACATGACCAATGTCTAACCCATTTCCCACCGGCAAATACACCGATCTCACAATCCTTCGTGAACCACCACCTTCTTCAAACAAGCTCGCCCATTGGAAATCCAAACCTGCTTTCAAAGTACTAGCATTCTTACAAACCAAAACCGCCCCACGGTGTCCAAACTTAGCTGCTTTTAAAATCTTTACAAAATCTTTTTGTCTTGAATCAACCACCAAAAAATCTATAACGTCTAGCGACCCTTTTATTACAGTTTCGGCCTCTCCAATGATTACTTCAGTTGATGACATTCCTGCTTTTTTCATTGCAGTGATGTATTCAGTTTTTGAGTCCTGGTCTGGGACTATGCATACGTGTCTACCACTTGTGTGAGTTGATGCAACAGCTAAACCAATGCTTGTTGCTATGATACCGCCGCGACACCATGTTTCGATTATGTTTTTAGCGTTCCATCCAGCAGCCATAGCGGATATCAGCTCTGACACACTTGATCCTTGGTGAAGCTCAcactttaattaatttatagaagaaaaaaaaaacatcaaacaaattCAGTAACTTAattgtaaatataaaacatcatcatttaatttgtatatattagggctgtatttaacgtgcataaaaaaacttgtaccttccatattaaaagcccgcccctgattttcatggtaaatatacaaataatttatgcaccttaaacacagccctaagggctgtatttagcaaaccccatatAGAATAGGGGTTTTCCTTTCCCAAATATAACTTTCTGTACACATTTATTTGATGACATGTATAATTGAAGTTACttacaacttttaaaaatagtAGGTATTTGATTACTTTCTAACAAAATAGGAACCTGACGTCTAATTCTAACTTCGATCattaatgtttatttatttttctagcTAGTGGATTAACAGAGAATTTCTATATGTGATAGGCCTGgctatattttgtatttttcttagAACCGAAACTTTCGAGTTGAAATTAACTTGCACCGGCCCCAAAGGATGGGGTACACTAGTTAGTTGTCTTAACCAGACCCAGTTCGAAAGGAAATCctctataaattttttttgctaTATGTTGTTGCACTTCTTAAAATAATTGTTATCGTAATACTATTATTccagatataaaaaaataaaacaacatgAGGAAATTAGTAAGGTACAACTTACGGATTTAACGGTGTCTGTAAAAGCTTTAGCAGCCATCTCCGGTGACCAAATAAGCTTCATCTTTTCTGATTTGTTAATTGGATGTTGggttgttttgttttttcagGTATGGGTAATGATAAATGTGAAAGAATATCACtaaacattaatattaataggTCGAAAAGAGGGGTGAGAGAGTTGACTTTATAAAGTCCACGAATATCCAACGTGTGGGATAGATGCAAAACAATGGGCCAAAATTTTAAAGTTGGTTAATTCATAGTGCAAAACAACTGATGATTAGTTGGAAATTTGATAAACATCCTAATCGTATAGTTATAAAGGATAATGTATACAATTCTCATCTGAGAATTGGTCAATTATGACTTCTAAAGGATATTTCCATTGGTGACCAAAAGAGAAGTTGGTCGGTCCCAATTCTTAATTGTTTTATGCATCCAAATTTCAACAGACCAGTTTGTTCCACCAACATTCCTGTGGGATAATAATTTACAACTACTTTAAATCTTAAATCGTTTAAGTTGGTTTAATGGCGTGCAAACTTGGgttcaattaattaaatgattgattTGGATTGGGTTATCGATGGTAGTGAAAGTTTAGATTTAGCTAAGTTGTGTATGTGAAAGATCGAAAAATTAGTTATCTatttatactcctttataaagagTATTAAATTTCTTAAATTCAATACTTTTTTATCTTCCCAAAATACtcctacttaaacataatacccttaataCATCCTTTCTcccattctctctaatcattacacactctcatcgactTTCTATTACCCTCTTCCGCCGCTGctctccttctccaccgcctacCTCGCTCTCCACCACCGcatcccttttatattgtcatcactTTCTAGCCGTTGCAACGTGCGGACACTATGCTCTTCTTCTTTAAGGTTGAATGGAGATAGGTTATGAATATGACTTTTGGATGGTTTTTAATaaggtatgtatataataatgttataataAATTGTGCTCTAagctttttatataaaacgagTTTTGAATTGTGTTACTTAAATACATGCATAACCTTGAACTTTACATTAAAATTGAGAAAAGTCATAGATCGAATACTTTACAATATCAAATTATACACACCTTTAATCAACAAGAATGTAGATAAGCATTTTTAATGGTTAATTTATTGGGATAATAACATGAAAATGTAACCAACTATTaacaaaaggttatgtaatgtacccatctactcgacttgttatgtagtgtaaccaattatgttttttgggttatacAATGCAACCAACCGACTATGAAACAAGTTGCCGGTtactaaaacatttttttttaattaaaaagtgaCCACGTGTTACgaaataaatattttagtaaAATTTCAACTTGATTTACTGAAGCCAAATactaataatgattattaataaATACATCCATTAATATCATTGATTCACCCACCGGAGAACCAATTTCCTGTCATATATACCTCGATCTCAAGTTGTTCTTTAATCATGCCCACTTCAAGCTTCATTCAGGTTGACCCACTccaaaacctataaaaaaaaatctcaaatcaCCATCACTTAGACCGCTTCTAATGGTATGTCACCAATTCGTCTTGAGCTTGTCACCATGAAGAACCCATTGGCACCAATTCGTCTTGAGGGCTAATCCTTGAAAATTGTCACCGTGAGGAAAAAGAGAAGACGAGACGGTGGggtaatttttaatattaaatatgttTTCTGCAAGGatatgtatatcagtatatgaaatggtttcatatgtttttttttctttgtttcatatatatattactcgtatatgttatgttgaattttaaaaataatgttcaagATAACTCATATTATTTTCTAGATGATCGactgtttatatattttgtgcGTTTAAAGGGAGAAAAATATGATAGACATATATCCATTCATACATGAAAAAGTTTGTCAAAGGTATGATTAATTTGTGCTTAAGTTATCTTGACACTATCCTTATTACGGGTTAAGTTTAGAAATATGATAGGCATATATCTTAacatagtgtttttttttaacaccgtataatttttttttattaatgtaatatttttttttattaatgtagtTTTTtccaatgtaatttttttaattaatgtaatattttatcttattaaTTAAAGGTTTTTATAATAGGTATTTgtaatattttacttttatacgaaaattataaaatattgaagaagaagtaaggaaGAAGTGAAGAAGAATTATTGTTGGCAAAAGTGTGTCATCagattgaaaaaaataaagaatatatgACGTGGCGCTAATGTGGCAACCAGGAAGAGATTGGGAAGTGTTCATTGTTCGGACAGGCCTTACAACTACCACGCGTTTCCCACATGTCATCGCCGCAAAACACACCATCAGTGGAGATCCAAATTGTAGGTCATAAATATATACCCGCAAATCACagctaaattttatatttcGATTCATAATTAAAAGTGAGTGTAAAGAAACAtcctttcaacaacaaaaaGGTGTAGAAGAAATTAATAAGAATCAAGGGTTTGCTCTTATCGGGAAAACAAGCCGCCATCTATGGGCGATTCTTCGGGATTGGTGATGGCAGTCGGAGGTATGGCGACGATAGTGGAAGGTGAACGGGGTGGTTCAGAGTAATCGGGAGAGATTCGAACAGGTGGGTTTCATGCCCTTAACAAAATCAACAATCTTTActgatatgtatatatctatatgtaattGGAAGAGAGACAAAATTtcttgtatatatgtgtgtgtgttggatCTATTTAGTACAGAAGCAAAgtgtatatctatactatattataaagtaaatagggtttcaactttcaacttcaacaatgtacaaatgataatgcatgatgtaccatatatcaatgcctacaactttctctctcctccataaatcattttatttctctaattctttcaaaatattttatctcaaaaatcgtacattgataaattataaaaattatatgggtgttcttaaagtttcatactctttcattagagatgtcattcgatatactttcgacgaatttttaaatccgagggcggagcccatatggctaagacatttggctatgaaACTCTAtcacatatcacctcctatgacctatcacatatCACCTACCTATGACCCTTACCATTTTACCGCCACAACGTGCaagtacttactctcgtatctATTTATATTCGAACTGAAGATAAAGATAGAAAAGAGAAAGTGAAGACTGGTTtcatctataattttttttaagttaatggATTTTCACGTGTCCAAAAAGTGGGTATAACCAGATGAAATACCTTTTGTATCCGATTGCATACATTGCATAACTTAAAAAacgtagttggttacactacatagcaaGTCGAATAGATGGGTTCATTACATAACtttttggtcatagttagttacactcTCATGCCATTATTCtaatttatttaacaaaaaaattaattgatgttaaGATGAAGATTCCCACCTTAAGCAATCTAATAAAGTCAATCAAGCATATATAACCAAATCAAATATATTCACTGA
This genomic window contains:
- the LOC122601942 gene encoding uncharacterized protein LOC122601942; protein product: MKLIWSPEMAAKAFTDTVKSCELHQGSSVSELISAMAAGWNAKNIIETWCRGGIIATSIGLAVASTHTSGRHVCIVPDQDSKTEYITAMKKAGMSSTEVIIGEAETVIKGSLDVIDFLVVDSRQKDFVKILKAAKFGHRGAVLVCKNASTLKAGLDFQWASLFEEGGGSRRIVRSVYLPVGNGLDIGHVSAGGGELGLGLEKVKKKGNKWIKRIDRQSGEEFLIRK